One Amaranthus tricolor cultivar Red isolate AtriRed21 chromosome 1, ASM2621246v1, whole genome shotgun sequence DNA window includes the following coding sequences:
- the LOC130821800 gene encoding protein RETICULATA-RELATED 1, chloroplastic, with product MPVTSLSSKLPSIYTYDTNFNRQWSLNSTNLDFKVFCCLKTRATFRFFNCRRKNVKVVVKSSKSESTVTIPDETGVLEDSSPVLDNGGSNNGNGDFPPENNGGNGGDGEGEGEGEGEGEDEEEEEFGAVMKFEDVIREAKKHGATLPSDFLEAAKASGIRELILMRYLELQGAAGPLGFLMRHCAMLRNRMLADPAFLFKIGTEIVIDSCCATFAEVQKRGKDFWTEFELYLADLLVGVVVNVALVGMLAPYVRIGKRSASAGFLGGFSRACRDLPSSVFEAERPGSRFSVKQRMASYLYTGVLQGGVGFGCGILGQGIVNLIMTAKRSIRKSDEDIPVPPLIKSAVLWGAFLAISSNTRYQIINGLERVVEASPLAKNIPPVAMAFTVGVRFANNVYGGMQFVDWARWSGVQ from the exons ATGCCAGTTACTTCATTAAGTTCAAAACTTCCATCAATCTACACCTACGATACCAATTTCAATCGACAATGGAGTCTCAATTCTACAAATcttgattttaaggttttttgttgTCTTAAAACCAGAGCTACTTTTAGATTCTTTAATTGTAGGCGAAAGAATGTTAAGGTTGTTGTTAAATCATCCAAGTCGGAATCAACTGTAACGATTCCTGATGAAACTGGGGTTTTAGAAGATAGTTCTCCGGTACTCGATAATGGAGGTTCTAATAATGGTAACGGGGATTTTCCACCTGAAAATAATGGCGGAAATGGTGGAGATGgtgaaggagaaggagaaggagaaggagaaggagaagatgagGAAGAGGAGGAGTTTGGAGCTGTGATGAAATTTGAGGATGTTATCAGAGAGGCTAAGAAACATGGCGCGACACTTCCTTCGGATTTTCTTGAAGCTGCTAAAGCTTCTGGGATTAGAGAATTGATTTTGATGCGTTATTTAGAGTTGCAG GGAGCAGCTGGGCCATTAGGATTTTTAATGAGACATTGTGCAATGCTCCGTAATCGAATGTTGGCTGATCCTGCATTCTTATTTAAAATTGGAACtgag ATTGTAATTGATTCCTGTTGTGCTACATTCGCGGAAGTTCAGAAAAGAGGAAAGGATTTTTGGACAGAATTTGAACTTTATCTTGCTGATCTTCTTGTTGGTGTGGTTGTTAATGTGGCCTTAGTTGGCATGTTAGCACCGTATGTTCGGATTGGGAAACGATCTGCATCTGCTGGTTTTCTGGGAGGCTTCAGCCGTGCTTGTCGTGACCTTCCCAGTAG CGTCTTTGAAGCTGAAAGGCCTGGATCTAGATTTTCAGTGAAGCAGCGAATGGCATCATATCTTTACACG GGAGTACTGCAAGGGGGAGTTGGATTTGGATGTGGAATTTTGGGTCAAGGCATTGTAAATCTGATTATGACTGCCAAAAG GAGCATAAGGAAGTCGGATGAGGATATACCAGTCCCACCTCTAATAAAAAGTGCTGTACTCTGGG GTGCATTCCTCGCCATTTCCTCCAATACCCGTTATCAAATAATAAATGGACTTGAACGAGTGGTTGAGGCATCCCCATTGGCCAAGAATATACCACCTGTTGCGATGGCTTTCACTGTCGGTGTACGGTTTGCCAACAATGTTTATGGTGGTATGCAGTTTGTTGATTGGGCTAGATGGAGCGGTGTGCAATAG
- the LOC130823326 gene encoding BTB/POZ domain-containing protein At3g44820-like isoform X1, translating into MIFMAPAGKIAEFRLEGTDWFCNAGLPCDITVVVEGVNFHLHKFPLVSRCGKLDRELEASQDIRKQSSTMFLKSFPGGPDTFLIAAKFCYGLRIDLTPRNIIIIYCAAYYLEMTDQYGDDNLLSRCDGFLHKNILRSWKDCIVALQNSKHIISFAEKLQIIDKCLNAVSTMVCTDPSLFGWPMMMYGKLQSPGGSILWNGINTGARIRSAESDWWYEDVSYLCIDLFVKLVKTMQARGIRPKSIAGAIMHYTKKFLPGLERWQDGHSGKTRTVASFSLTPVTVDQNALLESIAKLLPEKRGRSYCRFLLGILRTALILDVSEACKDSLEKRVGIQLELASLDGLLIPTYKDCDTLYDTDCVLRIIQHFVSSERSVPAFSPSSDIEASPSSEPLRKVAKLVDDYIAEVASDVNLKADKFRALAEALPEDSRFFHDGLYRALDVYFKALYWLSDTEKEQLCNIIDYQKLSIDACAHASQNERLPLRVVLQVLFFEQLHLRTALAGCLHVVEQPGDRPTDPNATQNAFVGRIVQRDGWVSVVRENRGLKGDMERMKSRVQELEEEFSKIKQEMRKVSKSSSSLSSPRLVSWRIGCNLLPRSSNACKDVVKVVQSSSISRVLVDRPQSSRELRHRKNLSLFQ; encoded by the exons atgattttcatgGCTCCTGCTGGAAAAATTGCTGAATTTAGACTTGAAGGCACTGATTG GTTTTGCAATGCAGGTTTGCCATGCGATATAACTGTTGTTGTGGAAGGAGTGAATTTTCATCTACACAAG TTTCCTCTTGTGTCGAGATGTGGGAAATTGGATAGAgaacttgaagcttctcaagaTATACGAAAGCAGTCTTCCACCATGTTTCTAAAAAGCTTCCCTGGGGGCCCAGACACTTTTCTCATAGCTGCCAAATTTTGCTATGGGCTTCGTATCGATTTGACTCCTAGGAACATAATCATTATATATTGTGCTGCCTACTATCTAGAGATGACAGATCAATATGGAGACGATAACTTGTTATCTAGGTGTGATGGCTTTCTTCACAAAAACATACTTCGTAGCTGGAAAGACTGTATTGTAGCCCTTCAGAATTCTAAACACATCATATCATTCGCAGAAAAACTTCAGATTATTGACAAATGCTTGAATGCGGTGTCCACTATGGTTTGTACAGATCCTAGTTTGTTTGGATGGCCCATGATGATGTATGGTAAATTACAAAGTCCCGGTGGAAGCATACTATGGAATGGAATAAACACTGGCGCAAGAATTAGAAGTGCTGAATCTGATTGGTGGTATGAAGACGTTTCATATCTTTGCATTGATCTATTTGTAAAGCTTGTAAAAACAATGCAAGCAAGAGGCATAAGACCTAAAAGTATAGCGGGTGCTATAATGCACTACACTAAGAAATTTCTACCGGGCCTTGAAAGATGGCAGGATGGACACAGTGGCAAAACTCGAACTGTTGCTAGTTTTAGCTTGACTCCTGTTACCGTTGATCAAAACGCCCTGTTGGAATCTATTGCTAAGTTACTTCCCGAAAAGAGGGGTAGATCATACTGTCGCTTCCTACTAGGAATTCTTCGTACTGCTTTAATTTTGGACGTTAGTGAAGCATGCAAGGACTCTTTGGAGAAAAGAGTCGGAATACAACTCGAATTGGCAAGTCTTGATGGCCTTTTGATTCCTACTTACAAAGATTGTGATACTTTGTATGACACGGATTGTGTTCTGAGGATTATCCAGCATTTTGTGTCGTCAGAACGAAGCGTACCAGCATTTTCTCCTTCTTCTGATATAGAAGCTTCACCATCATCTGAACCATTAAGAAAGGTGGCAAAATTGGTGGATGACTATATTGCGGAGGTTGCTTCGGATGTGAACTTGAAAGCAGACAAATTCCGCGCCCTTGCTGAGGCTCTTCCAGAAGATTCCAGATTTTTCCATGATGGTCTATATAGAGCTCTTGATGTATATTTCAAG GCGCTTTATTGGCTTTCAGACACCGAGAAAGAACAGCTGTGCAACATAATTGACTACCAAAAGCTCTCCATTGATGCATGTGCTCATGCATCCCAAAATGAAAGACTGCCCCTCAGGGTTGTTCTTCAAGTCCTGTTTTTTGAGCAGTTGCATCTGAGAACTGCTCTTGCTGGATGCCTTCATGTTGTGGAACAACCTGGTGATCGCCCAACTGATCCTAATGCGACACAGAACGCATTTGTGGGTCGAATTGTTCAGAGAGATGGATGGGTGTCGGTTGTGCGTGAAAATCGTGGACTTAAAGGAGATATGGAGAGAATGAAATCCAGGGTTCAGGAATTGGAAGAAGAATTCAGTAAAATAAAGCAGGAGATGAGAAAAGTAAGCAAATCATCTAGTTCCTTGAGCTCGCCTCGCTTGGTTTCTTGGAGAATTGGGTGCAACTTGCTTCCTCGATCCTCAAATGCTTGCAAAGATGTGGTAAAAGTTGTCCAATCCTCTTCAATATCAAGGGTATTAGTTGATCGACCTCAGTCTTCCCGAGAATTGAGGCATCGCAAGAATCTCTCGTTGTTCCAATGA
- the LOC130823326 gene encoding BTB/POZ domain-containing protein At3g44820-like isoform X3 produces MFLKSFPGGPDTFLIAAKFCYGLRIDLTPRNIIIIYCAAYYLEMTDQYGDDNLLSRCDGFLHKNILRSWKDCIVALQNSKHIISFAEKLQIIDKCLNAVSTMVCTDPSLFGWPMMMYGKLQSPGGSILWNGINTGARIRSAESDWWYEDVSYLCIDLFVKLVKTMQARGIRPKSIAGAIMHYTKKFLPGLERWQDGHSGKTRTVASFSLTPVTVDQNALLESIAKLLPEKRGRSYCRFLLGILRTALILDVSEACKDSLEKRVGIQLELASLDGLLIPTYKDCDTLYDTDCVLRIIQHFVSSERSVPAFSPSSDIEASPSSEPLRKVAKLVDDYIAEVASDVNLKADKFRALAEALPEDSRFFHDGLYRALDVYFKALYWLSDTEKEQLCNIIDYQKLSIDACAHASQNERLPLRVVLQVLFFEQLHLRTALAGCLHVVEQPGDRPTDPNATQNAFVGRIVQRDGWVSVVRENRGLKGDMERMKSRVQELEEEFSKIKQEMRKVSKSSSSLSSPRLVSWRIGCNLLPRSSNACKDVVKVVQSSSISRVLVDRPQSSRELRHRKNLSLFQ; encoded by the exons ATGTTTCTAAAAAGCTTCCCTGGGGGCCCAGACACTTTTCTCATAGCTGCCAAATTTTGCTATGGGCTTCGTATCGATTTGACTCCTAGGAACATAATCATTATATATTGTGCTGCCTACTATCTAGAGATGACAGATCAATATGGAGACGATAACTTGTTATCTAGGTGTGATGGCTTTCTTCACAAAAACATACTTCGTAGCTGGAAAGACTGTATTGTAGCCCTTCAGAATTCTAAACACATCATATCATTCGCAGAAAAACTTCAGATTATTGACAAATGCTTGAATGCGGTGTCCACTATGGTTTGTACAGATCCTAGTTTGTTTGGATGGCCCATGATGATGTATGGTAAATTACAAAGTCCCGGTGGAAGCATACTATGGAATGGAATAAACACTGGCGCAAGAATTAGAAGTGCTGAATCTGATTGGTGGTATGAAGACGTTTCATATCTTTGCATTGATCTATTTGTAAAGCTTGTAAAAACAATGCAAGCAAGAGGCATAAGACCTAAAAGTATAGCGGGTGCTATAATGCACTACACTAAGAAATTTCTACCGGGCCTTGAAAGATGGCAGGATGGACACAGTGGCAAAACTCGAACTGTTGCTAGTTTTAGCTTGACTCCTGTTACCGTTGATCAAAACGCCCTGTTGGAATCTATTGCTAAGTTACTTCCCGAAAAGAGGGGTAGATCATACTGTCGCTTCCTACTAGGAATTCTTCGTACTGCTTTAATTTTGGACGTTAGTGAAGCATGCAAGGACTCTTTGGAGAAAAGAGTCGGAATACAACTCGAATTGGCAAGTCTTGATGGCCTTTTGATTCCTACTTACAAAGATTGTGATACTTTGTATGACACGGATTGTGTTCTGAGGATTATCCAGCATTTTGTGTCGTCAGAACGAAGCGTACCAGCATTTTCTCCTTCTTCTGATATAGAAGCTTCACCATCATCTGAACCATTAAGAAAGGTGGCAAAATTGGTGGATGACTATATTGCGGAGGTTGCTTCGGATGTGAACTTGAAAGCAGACAAATTCCGCGCCCTTGCTGAGGCTCTTCCAGAAGATTCCAGATTTTTCCATGATGGTCTATATAGAGCTCTTGATGTATATTTCAAG GCGCTTTATTGGCTTTCAGACACCGAGAAAGAACAGCTGTGCAACATAATTGACTACCAAAAGCTCTCCATTGATGCATGTGCTCATGCATCCCAAAATGAAAGACTGCCCCTCAGGGTTGTTCTTCAAGTCCTGTTTTTTGAGCAGTTGCATCTGAGAACTGCTCTTGCTGGATGCCTTCATGTTGTGGAACAACCTGGTGATCGCCCAACTGATCCTAATGCGACACAGAACGCATTTGTGGGTCGAATTGTTCAGAGAGATGGATGGGTGTCGGTTGTGCGTGAAAATCGTGGACTTAAAGGAGATATGGAGAGAATGAAATCCAGGGTTCAGGAATTGGAAGAAGAATTCAGTAAAATAAAGCAGGAGATGAGAAAAGTAAGCAAATCATCTAGTTCCTTGAGCTCGCCTCGCTTGGTTTCTTGGAGAATTGGGTGCAACTTGCTTCCTCGATCCTCAAATGCTTGCAAAGATGTGGTAAAAGTTGTCCAATCCTCTTCAATATCAAGGGTATTAGTTGATCGACCTCAGTCTTCCCGAGAATTGAGGCATCGCAAGAATCTCTCGTTGTTCCAATGA
- the LOC130823326 gene encoding BTB/POZ domain-containing protein At3g44820-like isoform X2 yields the protein MGCFMFGDSGISGGLPCDITVVVEGVNFHLHKFPLVSRCGKLDRELEASQDIRKQSSTMFLKSFPGGPDTFLIAAKFCYGLRIDLTPRNIIIIYCAAYYLEMTDQYGDDNLLSRCDGFLHKNILRSWKDCIVALQNSKHIISFAEKLQIIDKCLNAVSTMVCTDPSLFGWPMMMYGKLQSPGGSILWNGINTGARIRSAESDWWYEDVSYLCIDLFVKLVKTMQARGIRPKSIAGAIMHYTKKFLPGLERWQDGHSGKTRTVASFSLTPVTVDQNALLESIAKLLPEKRGRSYCRFLLGILRTALILDVSEACKDSLEKRVGIQLELASLDGLLIPTYKDCDTLYDTDCVLRIIQHFVSSERSVPAFSPSSDIEASPSSEPLRKVAKLVDDYIAEVASDVNLKADKFRALAEALPEDSRFFHDGLYRALDVYFKALYWLSDTEKEQLCNIIDYQKLSIDACAHASQNERLPLRVVLQVLFFEQLHLRTALAGCLHVVEQPGDRPTDPNATQNAFVGRIVQRDGWVSVVRENRGLKGDMERMKSRVQELEEEFSKIKQEMRKVSKSSSSLSSPRLVSWRIGCNLLPRSSNACKDVVKVVQSSSISRVLVDRPQSSRELRHRKNLSLFQ from the exons ATGGGATGTTTCATGTTTGGCGACTCAGGAATTAGTGGAG GTTTGCCATGCGATATAACTGTTGTTGTGGAAGGAGTGAATTTTCATCTACACAAG TTTCCTCTTGTGTCGAGATGTGGGAAATTGGATAGAgaacttgaagcttctcaagaTATACGAAAGCAGTCTTCCACCATGTTTCTAAAAAGCTTCCCTGGGGGCCCAGACACTTTTCTCATAGCTGCCAAATTTTGCTATGGGCTTCGTATCGATTTGACTCCTAGGAACATAATCATTATATATTGTGCTGCCTACTATCTAGAGATGACAGATCAATATGGAGACGATAACTTGTTATCTAGGTGTGATGGCTTTCTTCACAAAAACATACTTCGTAGCTGGAAAGACTGTATTGTAGCCCTTCAGAATTCTAAACACATCATATCATTCGCAGAAAAACTTCAGATTATTGACAAATGCTTGAATGCGGTGTCCACTATGGTTTGTACAGATCCTAGTTTGTTTGGATGGCCCATGATGATGTATGGTAAATTACAAAGTCCCGGTGGAAGCATACTATGGAATGGAATAAACACTGGCGCAAGAATTAGAAGTGCTGAATCTGATTGGTGGTATGAAGACGTTTCATATCTTTGCATTGATCTATTTGTAAAGCTTGTAAAAACAATGCAAGCAAGAGGCATAAGACCTAAAAGTATAGCGGGTGCTATAATGCACTACACTAAGAAATTTCTACCGGGCCTTGAAAGATGGCAGGATGGACACAGTGGCAAAACTCGAACTGTTGCTAGTTTTAGCTTGACTCCTGTTACCGTTGATCAAAACGCCCTGTTGGAATCTATTGCTAAGTTACTTCCCGAAAAGAGGGGTAGATCATACTGTCGCTTCCTACTAGGAATTCTTCGTACTGCTTTAATTTTGGACGTTAGTGAAGCATGCAAGGACTCTTTGGAGAAAAGAGTCGGAATACAACTCGAATTGGCAAGTCTTGATGGCCTTTTGATTCCTACTTACAAAGATTGTGATACTTTGTATGACACGGATTGTGTTCTGAGGATTATCCAGCATTTTGTGTCGTCAGAACGAAGCGTACCAGCATTTTCTCCTTCTTCTGATATAGAAGCTTCACCATCATCTGAACCATTAAGAAAGGTGGCAAAATTGGTGGATGACTATATTGCGGAGGTTGCTTCGGATGTGAACTTGAAAGCAGACAAATTCCGCGCCCTTGCTGAGGCTCTTCCAGAAGATTCCAGATTTTTCCATGATGGTCTATATAGAGCTCTTGATGTATATTTCAAG GCGCTTTATTGGCTTTCAGACACCGAGAAAGAACAGCTGTGCAACATAATTGACTACCAAAAGCTCTCCATTGATGCATGTGCTCATGCATCCCAAAATGAAAGACTGCCCCTCAGGGTTGTTCTTCAAGTCCTGTTTTTTGAGCAGTTGCATCTGAGAACTGCTCTTGCTGGATGCCTTCATGTTGTGGAACAACCTGGTGATCGCCCAACTGATCCTAATGCGACACAGAACGCATTTGTGGGTCGAATTGTTCAGAGAGATGGATGGGTGTCGGTTGTGCGTGAAAATCGTGGACTTAAAGGAGATATGGAGAGAATGAAATCCAGGGTTCAGGAATTGGAAGAAGAATTCAGTAAAATAAAGCAGGAGATGAGAAAAGTAAGCAAATCATCTAGTTCCTTGAGCTCGCCTCGCTTGGTTTCTTGGAGAATTGGGTGCAACTTGCTTCCTCGATCCTCAAATGCTTGCAAAGATGTGGTAAAAGTTGTCCAATCCTCTTCAATATCAAGGGTATTAGTTGATCGACCTCAGTCTTCCCGAGAATTGAGGCATCGCAAGAATCTCTCGTTGTTCCAATGA
- the LOC130823834 gene encoding uncharacterized protein LOC130823834 encodes MNSSSSSKSSNPNPKSRGALCGGSLTCYHGLPAQLRIAKRGSANWPDTNCKFFMWEDDVDKSINQIDKHEKLEVEIGALVDKIQKLKHKKRTMEEVVNSLKVENAKLNGTVKALEIMLLFSWFICFVIVFLLT; translated from the exons ATgaattcatcttcttcttctaagTCTTCAAACCCTAATCCCAAATCTAGGGGTGCACTTTGTGGTGGAAGCTTGACATGCTACCATGGTCTTCCTGCGCAATTGAGGATTGCAAAACGAGGTAGTGCTAATTGGCCT GATACCAATTGCAAGTTTTTTATGTGGGAAGATGATGTTGACAAATCAATTAACCAGATCGACAAGCATGAAAAATTAGAAGTTGAAATTGGAGCATTAGTTgacaaaattcagaaattaaagCATAAGAAGAGGACCATGGAAGAGGTTGTTAACTCACTTAAAGTGGAAAATGCAAAGCTCAATGGCACAGTGAAGGCTTTAGAAATTATGCTTTTATTCTCTTGGTTCATATGTTTTGTGATTGTATTTCTTCTTACTTAG
- the LOC130827202 gene encoding uncharacterized protein LOC130827202, which produces MAGVFDKFTAKLWFGGKFLWKNNGLDYVGGEGCTIEIDADLISWFNLDDLVVSKVGVDYEHSLFFMNPSCIQFQEGLKWVNSDENVMEMAKLGVKFRAVTVYILKVGDDVELERDLTTWVPKLSIKRSSKSKVEYKRLTKHGVQMICTLCKSTTHNKRKCPSIRCKTSLHSSKNQEEDPRKLLLLPWKHQQSSLHITWCLPNLRQLVEVEEQ; this is translated from the exons ATG GCTGGTGTTTTTGATAAATTTACTGCAAAACTTTGGTTTGGGGGTAAATTTTTATGGAAAAACAATGGTTTAGATTATGTTGGTGGTGAAGGTTGTACCATAGAAATTGATGCTGACCTAATTTCGTGGTTTAATTTGGATGATCTAGTAGTGAGTAAGGTTGGGGTTGATTATGaacattctttattttttatgaacccAAGTTGTATTCAATTTCAAGAAGGCTTGAAATGGGTTAATAGTGATGAAAATGTAATGGAAATGGCAAAGCTAGGTGTTAAATTTAGGGCAGTAACTGTTTATATACTCAAGGTAGGTGATGATGTAGAGTTGGAAAGGGACTTAACTACATGGGTACCAAAGTTAAGTATCAAAAGGTCAAGTAAAAGCAAGGTGGAATATAAAAGGCTCACCAAACACGGGGTCCAAATGATTTGTACCCTATGCAAAAGCACAACGCACAACAAGAGGAAATGCCCTTCTATAAGGTGCAAGACCAGCCTCCATAGCTCAAAAAACCAAGAGGAAGACCCAAGAAAACTGCTTCTACTCCCTTGGAAACACCAACAGAGCAGCCTTCACATCACTTGGTGTCTGCCCAACCTTCGACAATTGGTAGAGGTGGAAGAACAATAA